A single region of the Streptomyces virginiae genome encodes:
- a CDS encoding DUF4231 domain-containing protein, producing the protein MTFRNEDLPALFHHTDQAAISRQRESTQATRAQLLLLVLAAAAAALPAGPKLGSMYFFGLLSVLAYVGVLGVGMRATRRRARPQWQLNRSAAEFIKSLAWRYAVHGAPFGSEVAAPEATYRTRLEAGLAELRKMGWDDPRVAGAVPEGGEITGAMERLRGMDYQARRETYVRDRLIEQRNWYRRRTEVSRRATNLWSWTIVLLTCLALLFALLGSFGSGPGPRLTALLSAAAAAGIAWNEVRRHHPLIEAHSLIEQDLAAMMVVMQTTITESQWPSSVYETERYVSPQHTDWLARHSS; encoded by the coding sequence ATGACCTTTCGAAACGAGGACCTGCCGGCCCTCTTCCACCACACCGACCAGGCGGCGATCTCCCGGCAGCGGGAGTCCACGCAGGCCACCCGGGCCCAGTTGCTGCTGCTGGTCCTGGCAGCGGCGGCGGCCGCTCTGCCCGCCGGGCCGAAGCTGGGCTCGATGTACTTCTTCGGGCTGCTGAGCGTGCTCGCGTACGTGGGGGTGCTGGGCGTGGGGATGCGCGCGACCCGGCGCCGGGCCCGCCCGCAGTGGCAGCTCAACCGTAGTGCGGCGGAGTTCATCAAGTCGCTGGCCTGGCGGTACGCGGTGCACGGGGCGCCGTTCGGCAGTGAGGTCGCCGCGCCCGAGGCGACGTACCGGACCCGGCTGGAGGCGGGTCTGGCCGAGCTGCGGAAGATGGGCTGGGACGATCCGCGGGTCGCCGGCGCGGTGCCGGAGGGCGGGGAGATCACCGGCGCGATGGAGCGGCTGCGCGGGATGGACTACCAGGCGCGGCGCGAGACGTATGTCCGGGACCGGCTGATCGAGCAGCGCAACTGGTACCGGCGGCGGACGGAGGTGTCCCGGCGGGCGACGAACCTGTGGTCGTGGACGATCGTGCTGCTGACCTGTCTGGCACTGCTGTTCGCGCTGCTGGGGTCGTTCGGTTCGGGCCCGGGGCCGAGGCTGACCGCGTTGTTGAGCGCGGCGGCGGCGGCCGGGATCGCCTGGAACGAGGTGCGCCGTCATCATCCGCTGATCGAGGCGCACTCCCTGATCGAGCAGGATCTGGCGGCGATGATGGTCGTGATGCAGACGACCATCACGGAGTCGCAGTGGCCGTCGTCGGTGTACGAGACCGAGCGGTACGTGTCTCCGCAGCACACGGACTGGCTGGCCCGGCACAGCAGTTGA
- a CDS encoding S1 family peptidase has translation MRIKRMTRTRLLAAATGLAAAAAFAVPTAANADPQDGGGFSADRLASAGASVLRANVGGTAWHTDPATGTLVVSADSTVSDAGIAKIKREAGADAGALRIERIPGKLTKLVSGGDAIYATSWRCSLGFNVRSGSTYYALTAGHCTDGAGTWWSNSARTTVVGSTVGSSFPTNDYGLIKYASNTPVPPGTVGGQDITSAVNATVNMSVTRRGSTTGIHSGRVTGLNATVNYGGGDVVYGMIRTNVCAEPGDSGGPLYSGTRAVGLTSGGSGNCSSGGTTFFQPVVEALNAYGVSVY, from the coding sequence GTGAGGATCAAGCGCATGACCCGTACCAGGCTGCTCGCGGCGGCCACCGGCCTGGCCGCCGCCGCAGCGTTCGCCGTCCCCACTGCGGCGAACGCGGACCCCCAGGACGGCGGCGGATTCAGCGCCGACCGACTCGCCTCGGCCGGCGCATCCGTCCTGCGCGCCAACGTCGGAGGCACCGCCTGGCACACCGACCCCGCCACCGGAACCCTCGTGGTCTCCGCCGACTCCACGGTCTCCGACGCCGGAATCGCGAAAATCAAGCGCGAGGCCGGAGCGGACGCCGGAGCACTGCGCATCGAACGCATCCCCGGCAAGCTCACCAAACTGGTCTCCGGCGGCGACGCCATCTACGCCACCAGCTGGCGCTGTTCGCTCGGCTTCAACGTACGCAGCGGCAGCACGTACTACGCCCTGACCGCCGGGCACTGCACCGACGGCGCGGGCACCTGGTGGAGCAACTCCGCCCGCACCACCGTCGTCGGCTCCACCGTCGGATCCAGCTTCCCGACCAACGACTACGGCCTCATCAAGTACGCGAGCAACACGCCGGTGCCCCCCGGTACCGTCGGCGGCCAGGACATCACCAGCGCCGTGAACGCCACGGTCAACATGTCGGTGACCAGGCGCGGGTCCACCACCGGAATCCACAGCGGCCGGGTCACCGGCCTCAACGCCACCGTCAACTACGGCGGCGGCGACGTCGTCTACGGCATGATCCGCACCAACGTGTGCGCCGAACCCGGCGACAGCGGCGGCCCGCTCTACTCGGGCACCCGCGCCGTCGGCCTCACCTCCGGCGGCAGCGGCAACTGCTCCTCGGGCGGCACGACCTTCTTCCAGCCCGTGGTCGAAGCCCTCAACGCCTACGGGGTCAGCGTCTACTGA
- a CDS encoding DUF1684 domain-containing protein gives MSDDADDPHAAWREWHERRAAAVSAPYGPLALTGTYWLADYPEGRIPAVPGRWRATEAGAVLTATLEDSYRLDGEPFTGEVLLDADEGSPAHARLSAGEFRIVVIRREGEWGVRVYDPASEARRTHTGIEATPYDPAFVLPGRFRPYAEDRSVQVENADGRARGLDLGGELVFPFQGAEHTLQVAVDPDDGSLWAVFGDATGGLSSYRFRFLKPGIPDARGAITVDLNRSLLPPCAFADHFICPFPPPGNTLPFEVAAGERRLKAALATGIRRQDTPDSACQGHGQNS, from the coding sequence ATGAGCGACGACGCAGACGACCCGCACGCCGCATGGCGGGAATGGCACGAGCGCAGGGCGGCGGCCGTGTCCGCGCCCTACGGCCCCCTCGCGCTGACCGGAACCTACTGGCTCGCCGACTACCCGGAAGGTCGAATTCCGGCCGTTCCGGGGCGTTGGCGCGCCACGGAGGCCGGTGCGGTGCTGACCGCCACCCTTGAGGACTCCTACCGGCTCGACGGCGAGCCGTTCACGGGCGAGGTGCTCCTCGACGCCGACGAGGGTTCTCCCGCGCACGCCCGGCTCTCCGCCGGGGAGTTCCGGATCGTCGTGATCCGGCGCGAGGGGGAGTGGGGCGTCCGCGTCTACGACCCCGCCTCCGAGGCCCGCCGCACCCACACCGGCATCGAGGCCACCCCCTACGACCCCGCCTTCGTCCTGCCGGGCCGGTTCCGTCCGTACGCCGAGGACCGGAGCGTCCAGGTCGAGAACGCCGACGGGCGGGCGCGCGGGCTCGACCTCGGCGGGGAGCTGGTCTTCCCCTTCCAAGGCGCCGAACACACCCTCCAGGTCGCCGTGGACCCGGACGACGGCAGCCTCTGGGCCGTCTTCGGTGACGCCACCGGAGGCCTCTCCAGCTACCGCTTCCGTTTCCTGAAGCCCGGCATACCCGACGCGCGAGGCGCGATCACGGTCGATCTCAACCGTTCCCTGCTGCCTCCCTGCGCCTTCGCGGACCACTTCATCTGTCCTTTCCCGCCGCCCGGGAACACGCTGCCCTTCGAGGTCGCGGCGGGCGAGCGGAGGCTGAAAGCCGCTCTTGCGACCGGTATCCGACGCCAGGACACTCCCGACAGCGCTTGTCAGGGACACGGCCAAAATTCATGA
- a CDS encoding DUF5685 family protein, which yields MFGIVRPCTHRLGERFKAEWMAHLCGLCLALRGDHGQFARIVTNYDGLLVSVLTEAQSGVAPEARRTAGPCPLRGMRTASVAQGEGARLAAAVSLVLASAKVRDHVADRDGLLARAPMALAARKVARGWDRAGARTGASLGFDTAVLVDAVDRQAGIETLAGLGTSVLVVTEPTETATAAAFAHTAQLAGRPGNAPALAEAGRYFGRLAHLLDAVEDQGADAVAGAWNPLTATGTSLTEARRLCDDALHGIRLALREVEFTDSGLAHRLLVHELRTSVDRAFGTSSCGHTATASTGQGGNPYAGGPTVEGPYGANPYGGNPYGGNPYAPNAPQAPGGPGMPPPMGPGGGGGGGGLPPQRPRRGLLAGCAVAIGLFCTCQMCCTEHEGPWSRERREPLCDAGDCCDGCDCCSNCGCDDCCCCPCDGC from the coding sequence TTGTTCGGCATAGTGAGGCCTTGTACGCACCGGTTGGGAGAGCGGTTCAAGGCGGAGTGGATGGCCCATCTGTGCGGGCTGTGCCTGGCACTTCGGGGAGACCACGGCCAGTTCGCCCGGATCGTGACGAACTATGACGGGTTGCTCGTCTCCGTTCTGACGGAGGCTCAGTCGGGCGTCGCGCCCGAGGCCCGGCGCACCGCGGGCCCGTGTCCGCTGCGTGGTATGCGCACCGCCTCCGTGGCCCAGGGCGAGGGCGCGCGGCTCGCCGCCGCCGTCTCGCTCGTGCTGGCCTCCGCGAAGGTGCGCGACCACGTGGCCGACCGGGACGGGCTGTTGGCCCGAGCCCCCATGGCCCTGGCCGCGCGCAAGGTGGCCCGCGGCTGGGACCGGGCCGGAGCCCGCACCGGGGCCTCGCTCGGCTTCGACACCGCCGTGCTCGTCGACGCCGTGGACCGGCAGGCGGGCATCGAGACCCTCGCGGGCCTCGGCACCTCCGTGCTCGTGGTGACCGAGCCGACGGAGACCGCGACGGCCGCCGCCTTCGCGCATACCGCGCAGCTGGCGGGACGGCCGGGCAACGCCCCCGCACTGGCCGAGGCCGGCCGGTACTTCGGCCGCCTCGCGCACCTGCTCGACGCGGTGGAGGACCAGGGCGCCGACGCCGTCGCGGGCGCCTGGAACCCGCTCACCGCCACCGGGACCTCGCTCACCGAGGCCCGCAGGCTCTGCGACGACGCCCTGCACGGCATCAGGCTGGCCCTGCGCGAGGTCGAATTCACCGACTCGGGACTCGCGCACCGCCTGCTCGTGCACGAGCTGCGCACCTCGGTGGACCGGGCCTTCGGCACCAGCAGCTGCGGCCACACCGCCACGGCCTCCACCGGGCAGGGCGGCAACCCGTACGCGGGCGGGCCCACGGTGGAGGGCCCGTACGGAGCGAACCCGTACGGCGGGAATCCGTACGGCGGGAACCCCTACGCCCCGAACGCGCCCCAGGCCCCCGGCGGCCCGGGCATGCCGCCGCCCATGGGGCCCGGCGGCGGTGGCGGTGGCGGCGGACTGCCCCCGCAGCGGCCGCGCCGCGGGCTGCTGGCGGGCTGCGCGGTGGCCATCGGGCTGTTCTGCACCTGCCAGATGTGCTGTACCGAGCACGAGGGCCCGTGGTCGCGGGAGCGGCGCGAGCCCCTCTGCGACGCGGGCGATTGCTGCGACGGCTGCGACTGCTGCAGCAACTGCGGATGCGACGACTGCTGCTGCTGTCCCTGCGACGGCTGCTGA
- a CDS encoding cell division protein SepF, producing MGSVRKASAWLGLVEDSDDERYYDDDYAEAPQGSVAGPGEQWVTDPRVRVASASAVEHGRRIATVTPDGFRDARGIGELFRDGVPVIVNLSSMDPGDAKRVVDFAAGLTFGLRGSIERVATRVFLLTPADTQIVSGEAGGRSRDFFNQS from the coding sequence ATGGGTTCGGTGCGCAAGGCGAGTGCCTGGCTGGGTCTCGTGGAGGACAGCGACGACGAGCGCTACTACGACGACGACTACGCGGAGGCCCCCCAGGGTTCGGTGGCCGGCCCCGGCGAGCAGTGGGTCACCGACCCCCGGGTGCGGGTGGCCTCCGCGTCGGCCGTGGAGCACGGCCGTCGCATCGCGACGGTCACCCCGGACGGTTTCCGTGACGCGCGGGGCATCGGCGAGCTGTTCCGCGACGGCGTCCCGGTGATCGTCAACCTGTCGTCGATGGACCCGGGTGACGCGAAGCGCGTCGTCGACTTCGCGGCCGGACTGACCTTCGGGCTGCGCGGTTCGATCGAGCGGGTGGCGACCAGGGTCTTCCTCCTGACCCCGGCCGACACCCAGATCGTCAGTGGCGAGGCGGGCGGCCGCTCACGCGACTTCTTCAACCAGAGCTGA
- a CDS encoding acyl-CoA dehydrogenase family protein translates to MSAFLPHDPLGLDELLGPEDLAVRDTVRAWAADRVLPNIAQWYESGELPGIRELARELGGIGALGMSLQGYGCAGASAVQYGLACLELEAADSGIRSLVSVQGSLAMYAIWKYGSEEQKQRWLPGMAAGELIGCFGLTEPDVGSDPAAMRTYAKRDGSDWVLNGRKMWITNGSVAAVAVVWAQTDEGIRGFAVPTDTPGFSAPEIKHKWSLRASVTSELVMDDVRLPADAVLPLVTGLKGPLGCLSHARYGIIWGSMGAARASFESALDYARTREQFGKPIGGFQLTQAKLADMALELHKGILLAHHLGRRMDAGTLRPEQISFGKLNNVREAIEICRTARTILGANGISLEYPVMRHATNLESVLTYEGTVEMHQLVLGKALTGLDAFR, encoded by the coding sequence GTGTCCGCGTTCCTGCCCCATGATCCGCTCGGGCTCGACGAGCTCCTCGGGCCCGAGGACCTCGCCGTCCGGGACACCGTTCGTGCCTGGGCCGCCGACCGGGTGCTGCCGAACATCGCGCAGTGGTACGAGAGCGGCGAGCTGCCCGGGATCCGCGAGCTGGCCCGGGAGCTCGGCGGCATCGGGGCGCTCGGGATGTCCCTCCAGGGCTACGGGTGTGCCGGCGCCAGCGCCGTGCAGTACGGCCTCGCTTGCCTGGAGCTGGAGGCCGCCGACTCCGGGATCCGCTCGCTCGTGTCGGTGCAGGGCTCGCTGGCCATGTACGCGATCTGGAAGTACGGCTCCGAGGAGCAGAAGCAGCGCTGGCTGCCCGGCATGGCCGCCGGCGAGCTGATCGGCTGCTTCGGCCTGACCGAGCCCGATGTGGGCTCGGACCCCGCGGCGATGCGGACCTACGCCAAGCGCGACGGCTCCGACTGGGTGCTGAACGGCCGCAAGATGTGGATCACCAACGGTTCCGTGGCGGCGGTCGCCGTGGTGTGGGCGCAGACCGACGAGGGGATCCGCGGTTTCGCGGTGCCCACCGACACCCCCGGGTTCTCCGCGCCGGAGATCAAGCACAAGTGGTCGTTGCGGGCCAGCGTCACGAGCGAGCTGGTGATGGACGACGTACGGCTGCCCGCCGACGCGGTGCTGCCGCTGGTCACCGGACTCAAGGGACCGCTGGGCTGCCTCAGCCACGCGCGGTACGGGATCATCTGGGGATCCATGGGCGCGGCGCGGGCCAGTTTCGAGTCCGCGCTCGACTACGCGAGGACGCGGGAGCAGTTCGGCAAGCCGATCGGCGGGTTCCAGCTCACCCAGGCCAAGCTGGCGGACATGGCCCTGGAGCTCCACAAGGGGATCCTGCTCGCCCACCACCTGGGCCGGCGGATGGACGCGGGCACCCTGCGGCCGGAACAGATCAGCTTCGGCAAGCTCAACAACGTCCGCGAGGCCATCGAGATCTGCCGTACCGCGCGGACCATCCTCGGCGCCAACGGGATCTCGCTCGAGTACCCCGTCATGCGGCACGCCACCAACCTCGAATCGGTCCTCACCTACGAGGGCACGGTCGAGATGCACCAGCTGGTGCTGGGCAAGGCGCTCACCGGCCTGGACGCCTTCCGGTGA
- a CDS encoding MFS transporter, whose translation MSGTNAAGVRTPSPWQRLHAASGGANRWVVLAVLCVSLVLVALDATILHVAVPSVTEDLRPGSMELLWIVDAYPLVCASLLILFGTLGDRVGRRRILLLGYGLFGVASAIAALADNAQVLIAARALLGIGGAMIMPATLSILRQVFPDRRERALAIGIWTAVAAIGAASGPVLGGFLVQHFWWGSVFLINIPLMALILPLGRWLLPESRGSADGPWDVLGALMAAAGVLGAVLGVKRLGAERRLLDVEAMVPLLIGVVLLVLFVRRQKRREHPLIDMRMFSRAAFSTSVACIVLAMLALVGLELIAVQYLQLVLHLSPLETGLRLLPLTFAAMAAGATGSYTLSRVGPRTMVSLGFVLTAFSVLLLTLMGQQDRPLLLTIGFILLGFGLQTTLFAAYESMLSEAPAATAGGAASIGETSYQLGAGMGIALLGSVMNAAYRPGLVGVPGVSAADSAGAANSLGEAYQIAAHLGGPAGASLYEAARQSFVHGLHVTLLVSAGLLVAGAVMALKLPRVMECGAAAPDEDGESAESAVVRLPAQSKSEARPTPVEQAG comes from the coding sequence ATGTCGGGGACGAACGCGGCCGGGGTCCGGACCCCTTCCCCCTGGCAGCGGCTCCACGCGGCTTCCGGTGGGGCCAACCGCTGGGTCGTCCTGGCGGTGCTCTGCGTCAGCCTGGTCCTCGTCGCGCTCGACGCGACGATCCTGCACGTGGCCGTCCCCTCCGTCACCGAGGACCTGCGCCCCGGTTCGATGGAGCTGTTGTGGATCGTCGACGCCTACCCGCTGGTCTGCGCTTCGCTCCTCATCCTCTTCGGCACCCTCGGGGACCGGGTCGGCCGCCGCCGCATCCTCCTCCTCGGTTACGGGCTCTTCGGTGTGGCCTCCGCGATAGCCGCCCTCGCCGACAACGCGCAGGTGCTCATCGCCGCGCGCGCCCTGCTCGGCATCGGCGGCGCGATGATCATGCCCGCCACCCTGTCGATCCTGCGGCAGGTCTTCCCCGACCGGCGCGAGCGCGCGCTCGCCATCGGCATCTGGACCGCGGTCGCCGCCATCGGCGCGGCCAGTGGGCCGGTGCTCGGCGGCTTCCTCGTCCAGCACTTCTGGTGGGGCTCGGTCTTCCTCATCAACATCCCGCTGATGGCACTGATCCTGCCGCTCGGCCGCTGGCTGCTGCCGGAATCGCGCGGTTCCGCCGACGGGCCGTGGGACGTGCTCGGCGCGCTGATGGCCGCGGCGGGTGTGCTCGGCGCGGTGCTCGGCGTCAAGCGGCTGGGCGCCGAACGCCGACTCCTCGACGTCGAGGCGATGGTCCCGCTGCTGATCGGCGTGGTGCTGCTCGTGCTGTTCGTACGGCGGCAGAAGCGGCGGGAGCACCCGCTGATCGACATGCGGATGTTCTCGCGGGCCGCCTTCTCCACGTCGGTCGCGTGCATCGTCCTCGCCATGCTGGCCCTGGTCGGCCTGGAGCTGATCGCCGTCCAGTACCTGCAGCTCGTGCTGCACCTCAGCCCGCTGGAGACCGGTCTGCGGCTGCTGCCGCTGACCTTCGCCGCCATGGCCGCGGGCGCCACCGGGTCGTACACCCTGAGCCGGGTCGGGCCGCGCACGATGGTGTCGCTGGGCTTCGTCCTGACCGCCTTCTCCGTGCTGCTGCTGACGCTCATGGGTCAGCAGGACCGGCCGCTGCTGCTGACCATCGGCTTCATCCTGCTCGGCTTCGGGCTGCAGACCACGCTGTTCGCCGCGTACGAGTCGATGCTGAGCGAGGCCCCGGCGGCCACCGCGGGCGGCGCGGCCTCGATCGGCGAGACCTCGTACCAGCTGGGCGCGGGCATGGGCATCGCGCTGCTGGGCAGCGTGATGAACGCGGCGTACCGGCCGGGGCTCGTGGGCGTACCGGGGGTGTCGGCGGCGGATTCGGCGGGCGCGGCGAATTCTCTGGGCGAGGCCTACCAGATCGCCGCGCACCTCGGGGGGCCGGCGGGGGCGTCCCTGTACGAGGCGGCGCGGCAGTCGTTCGTGCACGGCCTGCACGTGACGTTGCTGGTCAGTGCGGGGTTGTTGGTGGCGGGGGCGGTGATGGCGCTGAAGTTGCCGCGGGTGATGGAGTGCGGGGCGGCTGCGCCGGACGAGGACGGGGAGTCGGCCGAGTCGGCCGTCGTGCGGTTGCCCGCGCAGAGCAAGAGCGAGGCGCGGCCGACCCCGGTCGAGCAGGCGGGCTGA
- a CDS encoding phosphatase PAP2 family protein, with amino-acid sequence MRTDQILTRLERVFARLDREPERPAHLQTPQMSRHRVVLLGSTLAFYLAIVVAVLTTSWLVRLDWQIMFFRPYEQWPQLHAFLDYLVVLGQRGPTAVMVAAWLGWRSWRQHTLRPLITLGVALLLLNITVGSVKLGLGRLGPHYATEIGSAELFAGGDIFPSGHTANAVVTWGILAYLASTGVTRRVLSVVSAVVSLSVGATTVYLGTHWVSDVLLGWSAGLLILLALPWFEPLIARTEAYVFDVRELLRRRAETGRMPAPVVSVLTPLLSAGGKWQLRPATEVALGGATGGAEEPVPQPVRDTVAATTASAVTLHSPTTRPAVHPAGRPHVIRSERTPVTPVGSRRPAHTERAATRGAAARPVAGG; translated from the coding sequence GTGCGTACCGACCAAATCCTGACCCGTCTGGAGCGGGTGTTCGCCCGGCTGGACCGGGAACCAGAGCGACCGGCTCATCTGCAAACCCCGCAGATGAGCCGGCACCGCGTCGTACTCCTGGGATCGACCCTCGCGTTCTATCTCGCGATCGTGGTCGCCGTCCTGACCACTTCCTGGCTGGTCCGCCTGGACTGGCAGATCATGTTCTTCCGGCCCTACGAGCAGTGGCCGCAGCTGCACGCGTTCCTCGACTACCTGGTCGTCCTGGGCCAGCGCGGACCCACCGCGGTCATGGTCGCCGCCTGGCTCGGCTGGCGCTCCTGGCGGCAGCACACCCTCCGCCCGCTGATCACCCTCGGCGTGGCGCTGCTGCTGCTCAACATCACCGTCGGGTCCGTGAAGCTCGGCCTCGGCCGGCTCGGCCCGCACTACGCCACGGAGATCGGATCGGCCGAACTCTTCGCCGGTGGCGATATATTCCCTTCCGGTCACACCGCCAACGCCGTGGTGACCTGGGGAATCCTGGCCTACCTGGCGTCCACCGGGGTCACCCGTCGGGTGCTGTCCGTGGTGTCCGCGGTCGTCTCGCTGAGCGTCGGCGCCACCACCGTGTACCTCGGCACCCACTGGGTCAGCGACGTCCTGCTGGGATGGTCCGCGGGTCTGCTGATCCTGCTGGCCCTCCCCTGGTTCGAGCCGCTCATCGCCCGGACCGAGGCCTACGTCTTCGACGTGCGCGAGCTGCTGCGCCGCCGCGCCGAGACCGGACGGATGCCCGCACCGGTCGTCTCCGTGCTCACCCCGCTGCTCTCGGCGGGCGGCAAGTGGCAGTTGCGGCCCGCCACCGAGGTCGCCCTCGGCGGCGCCACCGGCGGCGCCGAGGAGCCGGTCCCGCAACCCGTCAGGGACACCGTCGCCGCGACCACCGCGAGCGCCGTCACCCTGCACTCCCCCACCACCCGGCCCGCCGTGCACCCGGCCGGCAGGCCGCACGTGATCCGCTCCGAGCGGACCCCGGTCACCCCGGTCGGCAGCCGCCGACCGGCGCACACCGAACGGGCCGCCACCCGGGGGGCCGCGGCCCGTCCGGTCGCCGGCGGCTGA
- a CDS encoding helix-turn-helix transcriptional regulator: protein MLDTSARLLRLLSLLQAHREWTGADLADRLGVTARTVRRDVDRLRELGYPVNASPGTGGGYQLGAGAELPPLLLDDDEAVAVAVGLRTAAGNGVEGIGEASVRALAKLEQVLPSRLRRRVSALNEFTVPMLRGAQRSTVDPSVLTELASVCRDGERLRFGYRDHEGNVSRRTVEPHRLVCTERRWYLVAWDLDREAWRTFRADRIEPRPPHGPRFTPRPPPAEDLAAYVSEGVSQRVYAARALVRLKVSAQEAAQIIGPSDGVLEPVDERSCLLRTGAVNLDVLVIHVMLLGCEFEVVEPPELTDRIRAARDLLGRAVAAGEVKEM from the coding sequence ATGCTCGACACCTCCGCACGACTGCTGCGCCTGCTGTCCCTGCTGCAGGCCCACCGCGAATGGACCGGGGCCGACCTCGCCGACCGCCTCGGGGTCACCGCGCGGACGGTCCGGCGCGACGTGGACCGGCTGCGGGAGCTCGGGTATCCGGTGAACGCCAGCCCCGGGACCGGCGGCGGCTATCAGCTGGGCGCGGGCGCCGAGCTGCCGCCGCTGCTGCTGGACGACGACGAGGCCGTGGCTGTCGCCGTGGGCCTGCGCACCGCCGCCGGGAACGGGGTCGAGGGTATCGGGGAGGCCTCCGTACGAGCCCTCGCGAAGCTGGAGCAGGTACTGCCGTCGCGGCTGCGCCGTCGGGTGTCCGCGCTCAACGAGTTCACCGTACCGATGCTGCGCGGCGCCCAGCGGTCCACCGTGGACCCCTCGGTGCTGACCGAGCTGGCCTCGGTCTGCCGGGACGGCGAACGGTTGCGCTTCGGGTACCGCGACCACGAGGGAAACGTCAGCCGCCGCACCGTCGAACCGCACCGGCTGGTGTGCACCGAGCGGCGCTGGTACCTCGTCGCCTGGGACCTGGACCGGGAGGCGTGGCGGACCTTCCGCGCGGACCGGATCGAGCCCCGGCCGCCGCACGGACCGCGGTTCACCCCGCGCCCGCCGCCCGCGGAGGATCTCGCCGCGTACGTCTCCGAGGGCGTCTCGCAGCGGGTGTACGCGGCCCGCGCGTTGGTGCGGTTGAAGGTTTCGGCGCAGGAAGCGGCACAGATCATCGGGCCGAGCGACGGGGTCCTGGAACCGGTCGACGAGCGGAGCTGTCTGCTGCGCACCGGGGCGGTGAACCTGGACGTTCTGGTGATTCACGTCATGCTGCTCGGTTGTGAGTTCGAAGTGGTCGAGCCGCCCGAGCTGACGGATCGGATCAGGGCCGCGCGGGATCTCCTGGGGCGGGCCGTGGCGGCCGGAGAAGTGAAGGAAATGTAG
- a CDS encoding transglycosylase family protein → MPNHRTWRAASGGAVALAAVLALVLPHGSAAAAPPPPAPGPAGAAHPGSPGVIGDGPGDCGPGGEWPWDCVADCESGGRWAVNTGNGFYGGLQFWQPTWEEYGGTAFAQRADLATRVQQIRVAEEVLGSQGWNAWPVCSKRYGLAGRMHAVRDGDTLVSIARKHRVRGGWRALYEANRERIGPKPEALVVGMLLVVPTAEAGTRPPAPSGPKPAPVTIPAAGPTAPSPSPSPAGSPRP, encoded by the coding sequence ATGCCCAACCACCGGACCTGGCGGGCCGCTTCCGGCGGCGCCGTCGCCCTCGCCGCCGTGCTGGCGCTCGTACTGCCCCACGGCTCCGCGGCCGCGGCTCCGCCGCCTCCGGCGCCGGGCCCGGCCGGGGCGGCGCACCCGGGCTCGCCCGGGGTGATCGGCGACGGGCCGGGGGACTGCGGACCGGGCGGGGAGTGGCCCTGGGACTGCGTGGCCGACTGCGAGAGCGGTGGGCGGTGGGCGGTGAACACCGGCAACGGCTTCTACGGAGGGCTGCAGTTCTGGCAGCCGACGTGGGAGGAGTACGGCGGGACGGCATTCGCGCAACGGGCCGACCTGGCCACCCGCGTGCAGCAGATCCGGGTCGCGGAGGAGGTCCTCGGCTCGCAGGGCTGGAACGCGTGGCCGGTGTGCTCCAAGCGGTACGGGCTGGCCGGGCGGATGCACGCGGTGCGGGACGGCGACACGCTGGTGTCGATCGCCCGCAAGCATCGCGTACGGGGCGGGTGGCGGGCGCTGTACGAGGCGAACCGGGAGCGGATCGGGCCGAAGCCGGAGGCCCTCGTGGTGGGCATGCTGCTGGTCGTCCCCACCGCGGAAGCCGGCACCCGGCCGCCGGCTCCGTCCGGGCCGAAGCCCGCGCCGGTCACCATCCCCGCCGCGGGACCGACGGCTCCGTCGCCCTCTCCGTCGCCGGCAGGGTCGCCGCGCCCTTGA